Proteins encoded by one window of Desulfovibrio ferrophilus:
- a CDS encoding methyl-accepting chemotaxis protein, with amino-acid sequence MSIKIKLYTIAAIALVGLGIVFFVNQIGTRFIQDAVAANVAALSAEASLLQSQQAEEQFLAKRQLSFVSLLARQIEDTRGNLEIMAAADASFSPRVKQAHGLLDDYESKFAKAVEAVKTMGLTDEDGLRGEFLYVVDSAGAAIRSRRDDSLIAGFMTLRRIEKDFMISGDAVFIDEFNTAHEAMATMLDNSTSMGIGMKMNLIGILEDYKLAFEEFTVQTHIIEASRKEFAAVGSSLDPLLTDLSQEAHDKMESRTSLVQTVMIGVELVVALLLVGGVFSVIRSILGPLEQLQQRTKDVAGGDYESCNAVSFTGELEVLRQGVVSMVESLKSVMDEAEAKSLEAEEQAAKAHQAMSEAHDEKKRGELLMKKMTDVAARASAIAEQLTNATDQLSSQTHQISEGASLQQERVSETATAMEEMNCTVMEVARNASDAATEAEDASTKASEGANIVSQVMEASSEVAERTGLMKTSLSELGTQAESIGTVMGVINDIADQTNLLALNAAIEAARAGDAGRGFAVVADEVRKLAEKTMQATQEVGSAIKGIQEGTRSNITAMDDAERAVARSSELSSQAGESLQDIMGIVETTTDRVRSIATAAEEQSATSEEINNATEEINRISTETAAGMSESARSIEGLTALASELQELISELSQCREQDAAAGICAPEIS; translated from the coding sequence ATGTCCATAAAAATCAAGCTATACACCATTGCCGCCATTGCTCTGGTTGGCCTTGGCATCGTCTTTTTCGTCAACCAGATTGGGACCAGGTTCATTCAGGATGCCGTTGCTGCCAATGTTGCCGCATTGTCAGCAGAGGCCTCCTTACTGCAAAGCCAACAAGCCGAAGAACAATTCCTTGCCAAGCGCCAATTATCCTTCGTCAGCCTCTTGGCCCGTCAGATCGAAGACACCAGGGGTAATCTGGAGATCATGGCGGCAGCCGACGCCTCTTTTTCTCCCCGCGTGAAACAGGCCCATGGCCTGCTCGACGATTACGAGTCCAAGTTCGCCAAAGCCGTAGAAGCCGTAAAAACCATGGGTCTGACGGACGAGGATGGCCTGCGCGGTGAATTCCTCTACGTGGTCGACTCTGCCGGGGCCGCCATCCGCTCCCGCAGGGACGATTCGCTCATCGCGGGTTTCATGACCCTCCGTCGCATCGAAAAGGACTTCATGATCTCCGGAGATGCCGTTTTCATAGACGAATTCAACACCGCCCATGAAGCCATGGCAACCATGCTGGACAATTCAACGAGCATGGGCATCGGCATGAAGATGAACCTCATCGGCATCCTCGAAGATTACAAACTGGCTTTTGAGGAATTCACGGTTCAGACTCATATCATCGAGGCCAGCCGCAAGGAATTTGCCGCAGTGGGTAGCAGCCTGGACCCGCTCCTTACCGACCTGTCGCAGGAAGCTCATGACAAAATGGAATCCCGCACCTCGCTTGTCCAGACCGTCATGATCGGGGTCGAACTTGTCGTTGCACTCCTTCTGGTGGGTGGTGTTTTCTCGGTCATCCGTTCCATCCTCGGTCCTCTGGAGCAACTTCAGCAAAGAACAAAAGACGTTGCTGGCGGTGACTACGAGTCCTGCAACGCCGTCTCCTTCACAGGCGAACTGGAGGTTCTGCGCCAGGGTGTGGTGAGTATGGTTGAATCACTGAAAAGCGTCATGGACGAGGCCGAAGCCAAAAGTCTGGAAGCCGAAGAACAAGCTGCCAAGGCCCACCAGGCCATGTCCGAAGCCCACGACGAAAAAAAACGGGGCGAACTGCTTATGAAGAAGATGACCGACGTTGCCGCCCGGGCCTCGGCCATTGCAGAGCAGTTGACCAACGCAACGGATCAACTCTCCTCACAGACCCACCAAATCTCCGAAGGAGCATCCCTGCAGCAGGAACGCGTGAGTGAAACCGCCACCGCCATGGAAGAAATGAACTGCACGGTCATGGAAGTGGCGCGCAATGCTTCCGACGCCGCGACCGAAGCCGAAGATGCCAGCACCAAGGCCAGCGAAGGCGCCAATATTGTTTCCCAGGTGATGGAGGCCTCCTCTGAAGTAGCCGAGCGCACCGGGCTCATGAAGACGTCCTTGTCGGAGTTGGGCACACAGGCCGAGAGCATCGGAACCGTGATGGGCGTCATCAATGACATCGCCGATCAGACCAATTTACTGGCGCTGAACGCCGCCATTGAAGCCGCCCGTGCAGGTGATGCCGGGCGAGGCTTTGCCGTAGTGGCCGACGAGGTTCGCAAACTGGCCGAAAAGACCATGCAGGCCACTCAGGAAGTCGGCAGCGCCATCAAGGGCATTCAGGAAGGCACCCGCTCCAACATCACTGCCATGGACGATGCCGAAAGAGCTGTCGCCCGCAGCTCCGAGCTGTCTTCCCAAGCTGGCGAATCCCTGCAGGACATCATGGGCATCGTGGAAACCACCACAGACAGGGTCCGCTCCATTGCCACGGCAGCGGAAGAACAATCCGCCACCAGTGAGGAGATCAACAACGCCACCGAGGAAATCAACCGCATCTCCACCGAAACAGCCGCCGGTATGAGCGAATCCGCCCGCTCCATCGAAGGCCTGACCGCCCTGGCTTCAGAGCTACAGGAACTGATCAGCGAGCTGAGCCAATGCAGAGAGCAGGACGCGGCAGCGGGCATCTGCGCACCTGAGATATCCTAG
- a CDS encoding cupin domain-containing protein, which produces MELMKNIPFSEALDIGALVDYEEGRVVSRTLAQKPTVNVTLFAFDSGEGISSHSSPGDAFVHILDGEAQVTVGGLTHTVSAGQCIAMPANVPHGLEAEKQFKMMLVVVKPEK; this is translated from the coding sequence ATGGAACTTATGAAGAATATTCCCTTTTCCGAGGCTCTGGATATCGGCGCTCTGGTGGACTATGAAGAGGGCCGCGTGGTGAGCCGCACCCTGGCTCAGAAGCCTACGGTCAATGTAACCCTGTTTGCATTCGACTCGGGCGAGGGCATCAGCTCCCATTCGTCGCCGGGTGATGCCTTTGTGCACATCCTGGACGGTGAAGCCCAGGTCACCGTGGGTGGTTTGACCCACACCGTGAGCGCCGGACAGTGCATCGCCATGCCAGCCAACGTGCCTCATGGGTTGGAAGCGGAAAAGCAGTTCAAGATGATGCTCGTGGTCGTCAAGCCTGAAAAGTAG
- a CDS encoding ATP-binding cassette domain-containing protein, with the protein MALISIQDVSLSFGGPKLLDDVNLQVEPGQRICLLGRNGEGKSTLMKLLSGDLVPDAGVVATAQGMRVARLEQDVPTDISGRIFDVVATGVAGLGDALIQYHAISQQLESTPEDSGLLSRLQDAQHALDSGGGWEAHRTVETVLSRLKLDSEAEFSTLSGGLKRRTLLARALASDPDLLLLDEPTNHLDIESITWLEDFLLRKVKTLFFVTHDRMLLRKLATRIIELDRGRIFDWSCDYDTFLKRKQEHLDAEDKHHREFDKKLAREEVWIRQGIKARRTRNEGRVRALKQMRREHAARRERMGSVKMQVQEANKSGKLVIEAQGVGFGYGETPVFSDFSTTILRGDKVGIIGPNGSGKTTLLKLLLGKLAPNCGELRMGTQLEVAYFDQLRGELDLNKSVRDNIAGGNDVVTIGEGSKHVVGYLKDFLFPPDRTMVPVSVLSGGERNRLLLAKLFTRPSNVLVLDEPTNDLDAETLDLLEERLLDYSGTVLIVSHDRAFLNNVVTSTLALENGAVREYVGGYDDWLRQRPEPEPEVRTAPKVKICKPKVQPTSKRKLSFGEKRERDQLRDELDALPERMDALEQAQDMLNTQLADPDFLAKGHEAITAKAAELGTLEAELESALERWETIEARLEELAED; encoded by the coding sequence ATGGCCTTGATCAGCATTCAGGACGTCAGCCTGTCCTTTGGTGGCCCCAAGCTTCTTGACGATGTGAACCTGCAGGTGGAACCCGGACAACGGATCTGCCTGCTGGGTCGCAACGGTGAGGGCAAATCCACACTCATGAAGCTTCTGTCCGGCGACCTGGTTCCCGACGCGGGGGTCGTTGCCACGGCTCAGGGCATGCGTGTGGCGCGTCTGGAACAGGATGTGCCCACGGACATCAGCGGCAGAATCTTCGATGTGGTGGCGACCGGCGTGGCGGGACTGGGCGATGCCCTCATCCAGTATCACGCCATCTCGCAGCAATTGGAGTCCACTCCCGAAGACTCGGGACTGCTCTCCCGGCTGCAGGACGCCCAGCATGCCCTTGATTCAGGTGGAGGCTGGGAAGCGCACCGCACCGTGGAAACGGTGCTTTCACGCCTGAAGCTGGACTCGGAAGCCGAATTCTCCACCCTCTCTGGTGGTCTGAAGCGCAGGACATTGCTGGCTCGCGCTCTGGCCTCGGACCCTGACCTGCTGCTTCTGGACGAACCCACCAACCATCTGGACATCGAATCCATCACATGGCTGGAAGACTTCCTGCTGCGCAAGGTCAAAACCCTGTTCTTCGTGACTCATGACAGGATGCTGCTGCGCAAGCTGGCCACAAGAATCATCGAGCTGGATCGCGGACGGATCTTCGACTGGTCCTGCGACTACGACACCTTCCTGAAGCGTAAACAGGAACATCTGGACGCCGAGGACAAACACCACCGCGAGTTCGACAAAAAACTGGCCCGCGAGGAAGTCTGGATTCGGCAAGGCATCAAGGCCCGGCGCACCCGTAACGAGGGCCGTGTTCGAGCGCTCAAGCAGATGCGTCGTGAACACGCCGCCCGGCGCGAACGCATGGGCAGCGTCAAGATGCAGGTTCAGGAAGCGAACAAATCAGGCAAACTGGTGATCGAAGCCCAAGGCGTGGGATTCGGCTACGGTGAAACGCCGGTGTTCAGTGATTTCTCCACGACCATCCTGCGCGGGGACAAGGTGGGCATCATCGGCCCAAACGGGTCGGGCAAGACCACACTGCTCAAACTGCTGCTGGGCAAGCTCGCACCAAACTGCGGCGAGCTGCGCATGGGCACGCAACTGGAAGTGGCCTACTTCGACCAACTGCGCGGTGAGCTGGACCTGAACAAATCCGTTCGCGACAACATCGCGGGCGGCAATGATGTGGTCACCATCGGCGAAGGCAGCAAGCATGTGGTGGGATATCTGAAGGATTTTCTGTTCCCGCCGGACCGGACCATGGTCCCGGTTTCCGTACTCTCGGGCGGAGAGCGCAACCGCCTGCTGCTGGCCAAACTCTTTACCCGGCCTTCCAACGTGCTGGTGCTGGATGAACCCACCAACGACCTGGATGCCGAGACTCTGGACCTACTGGAAGAACGCCTGCTGGACTATTCTGGCACCGTGCTCATCGTCAGCCACGACCGCGCCTTCCTGAACAACGTGGTCACCTCCACTCTGGCCTTGGAAAACGGAGCTGTCCGCGAATATGTTGGCGGTTACGACGACTGGTTGCGCCAACGCCCCGAGCCGGAACCCGAAGTTCGGACCGCGCCCAAAGTCAAAATCTGCAAACCCAAGGTCCAACCCACCAGCAAGCGCAAGCTGAGCTTTGGCGAAAAGCGTGAGCGCGACCAACTGCGTGACGAACTGGACGCCCTGCCTGAGCGCATGGATGCTCTGGAACAGGCCCAGGACATGCTCAACACCCAGCTTGCCGACCCCGACTTCCTGGCCAAGGGCCACGAGGCCATCACCGCCAAGGCAGCTGAACTGGGGACATTGGAAGCCGAGCTTGAATCTGCGCTGGAGCGCTGGGAAACCATTGAGGCTCGGCTGGAAGAGTTAGCCGAAGACTAA
- a CDS encoding cyclase family protein, with amino-acid sequence MLIDLSHNIVAGMTTFPGLPGPVLGEHLSREASKAHYAPGTTFHIGSIDMVANTGTYLDAPFHRHENGVDVAGLRLESLADVPVALLRHPLKAGRAIDAEAFQGLDVRGKAVVVATDWSRYWGDEAYFTGYPFLTEQAAKWLRDAGAALVGIDSLNIDDDTDPTRPVHTILLGAGIPIVEHLTRLDEVPEDGARFFAVPPKVCGLGSFPVRAFVLCS; translated from the coding sequence TTGCTTATTGACTTGTCTCATAACATCGTCGCCGGCATGACGACCTTTCCCGGTCTGCCCGGACCAGTCCTCGGGGAACACCTGTCACGCGAGGCATCAAAGGCGCACTATGCACCGGGAACCACTTTTCACATAGGAAGCATCGACATGGTGGCCAATACGGGCACCTATCTGGATGCTCCGTTTCATCGCCATGAGAATGGTGTGGATGTGGCAGGCCTGAGGCTGGAGAGTCTTGCCGATGTGCCCGTGGCACTGTTGCGGCATCCCTTGAAAGCTGGGCGAGCCATCGATGCAGAGGCTTTTCAGGGGCTGGATGTGCGCGGCAAGGCCGTGGTGGTGGCCACTGATTGGTCCCGCTATTGGGGCGATGAGGCGTATTTTACTGGCTATCCATTTCTTACTGAGCAGGCTGCGAAGTGGTTGCGCGATGCTGGGGCAGCGTTGGTAGGTATCGATTCCCTGAACATCGACGACGATACGGATCCGACCCGTCCGGTCCATACCATCCTGCTGGGGGCGGGCATCCCCATCGTTGAGCATTTGACCCGCCTGGACGAAGTCCCTGAGGATGGGGCGCGGTTCTTTGCAGTCCCTCCGAAGGTTTGCGGGTTGGGATCATTTCCGGTGCGGGCATTCGTGCTTTGCTCGTGA
- a CDS encoding MATE family efflux transporter, with product MNAITRRWNAPNGYRHVLHIGLPLMASMLSATVTQFTDRIFLAQYSLETLAASLSASITNFTLMAFFMGMVSYVNVFVAQYTGAGRHERLGSALWQGVWLALASGVIIAVLSLPAPQFFAFVGHTPEVQVMEISYFRILCFGAVLNILAMALSTFYSGRGLTRPVMLVNMIGAAVNIPLDYALINGAWGAPEMGIEGAGYATVFAWGLTAVLFAALIFRRRYEEKYRMISSFGLDRELFGRLLKFGAPGGAQFFLDVFGFMAFVLIVGRIGNDQLAATNMVFSLNHFTFLPMIGLHIAVETLVGQSIGAKRPQDGEEATKSCVQLCVAWGLSIGAIFVLFPEPLLAAFKPAAYTVAQYAPIAETGRILLLFVVAYTVFDGVVIAYTGALKGAGDTRYIMLLAGFMSLFVMILPTFIVVEVLHLGLYAAWTCLVTFLIVYAGFAYLRFRSGRWKKLSVIEH from the coding sequence ATGAACGCCATTACTCGGCGCTGGAACGCCCCCAATGGATACCGCCACGTCCTGCACATCGGCTTGCCGCTGATGGCAAGCATGCTGTCGGCCACTGTCACCCAATTCACGGACAGAATATTCCTGGCGCAGTATTCTTTGGAAACGCTCGCAGCCTCGCTGTCGGCCAGCATCACCAACTTCACGCTGATGGCCTTCTTCATGGGCATGGTCAGCTACGTGAACGTATTCGTGGCTCAATACACCGGAGCCGGACGGCACGAACGGCTGGGCTCGGCCCTGTGGCAAGGCGTCTGGCTGGCCTTGGCTTCCGGTGTAATCATTGCCGTTCTCAGCCTGCCCGCCCCGCAGTTCTTTGCCTTTGTGGGCCATACGCCAGAGGTACAGGTCATGGAAATCAGCTATTTCCGCATCCTGTGTTTCGGTGCCGTGCTCAACATTCTGGCCATGGCTCTCTCCACCTTCTATTCAGGGCGCGGACTGACCCGGCCAGTAATGCTGGTGAACATGATCGGAGCCGCCGTGAACATCCCGCTGGATTACGCCCTGATCAACGGCGCATGGGGTGCGCCCGAAATGGGTATTGAAGGTGCTGGATACGCCACGGTCTTTGCCTGGGGTTTGACGGCAGTCCTCTTCGCCGCTTTGATCTTTCGGCGCAGATATGAAGAAAAATATCGCATGATCTCCTCTTTCGGACTCGATCGAGAGTTGTTTGGCAGACTCCTGAAATTCGGTGCTCCAGGCGGGGCGCAATTCTTTTTGGACGTGTTCGGCTTCATGGCCTTTGTGCTCATTGTGGGACGCATCGGCAATGACCAATTGGCGGCCACGAACATGGTCTTCAGCCTAAACCACTTTACGTTTCTGCCCATGATTGGGCTGCATATCGCCGTAGAGACGTTGGTGGGCCAATCCATTGGTGCCAAACGCCCGCAGGACGGAGAAGAAGCGACCAAGAGTTGCGTCCAGCTGTGTGTGGCCTGGGGACTGTCCATCGGGGCGATCTTCGTCCTGTTCCCCGAACCGCTGCTTGCCGCGTTCAAACCTGCGGCCTACACCGTCGCACAATACGCACCCATCGCCGAAACAGGGCGTATCCTGTTGCTGTTTGTGGTGGCCTACACCGTCTTCGACGGCGTCGTCATAGCTTACACGGGCGCTCTCAAAGGCGCGGGCGACACCCGCTATATCATGCTGCTGGCCGGTTTCATGTCCCTGTTCGTCATGATCCTGCCCACTTTCATCGTGGTGGAGGTGCTGCACCTTGGGCTGTATGCCGCCTGGACCTGCCTCGTGACGTTCCTGATCGTATACGCCGGATTTGCTTACCTGCGCTTCAGAAGCGGGCGATGGAAGAAATTGTCTGTGATTGAGCACTAA
- a CDS encoding DEAD/DEAH box helicase — MTFDCFSLRPSIREGIAAAGFTSPTPIQEQAMPPALEGRDILGLAQTGTGKTAAFALPLLERLAAGPRGHLRALIVAPTRELAEQINDEIISLGRKTGLRSITVYGGVGKSPQINKLRRGAEIVVACPGRLLDLMNDRHANLSRLEILVLDEADRMFDMGFLPDIRRILSQAPPKRQTMLFSATMPTDIRKLADEALNSPKVVKIGLAMPAETVSHSLYPVPGHLKTSLLKHVLGITRTGSVLVFTRTKHRAKRLAQQLERAGHKATSLQGNLSQNRRQEALSGFKAGRYDIMVATDIAARGIDVSSVTHVINLDVPDTADAYTHRIGRTGRAARTGDALTFVTPEDTSDVRDIERAIGEKIARVVLDDFDYNAPKPIGSNDNHRPPRPPRAKAGAGRPGRSRRGSNGGGSSRSNGGNGNGGGSSRSNESSGGGGQRRSQPSGGSGGGQRRSQPSSAGGGQRRSQPSSGRRRASR, encoded by the coding sequence ATGACTTTCGATTGCTTTTCCCTGCGTCCCTCCATTCGTGAGGGCATCGCTGCTGCCGGATTTACCTCCCCCACCCCCATTCAGGAGCAGGCCATGCCGCCAGCTCTGGAAGGGCGGGACATCCTGGGCCTGGCCCAGACCGGTACCGGCAAAACGGCCGCTTTCGCCCTGCCGCTTTTGGAGCGGCTGGCCGCAGGGCCACGCGGACATCTGCGTGCACTGATCGTTGCTCCCACCCGTGAACTGGCCGAGCAGATCAACGACGAAATCATTTCTCTGGGCCGCAAGACCGGCCTGCGCTCCATCACCGTCTACGGCGGTGTGGGCAAATCACCCCAGATTAACAAGCTCAGGCGCGGCGCCGAAATCGTTGTGGCCTGTCCGGGCCGCCTGCTGGACCTGATGAACGATCGCCATGCCAACCTCTCCAGGCTCGAGATTCTGGTTCTGGACGAGGCCGACCGCATGTTCGACATGGGCTTTTTGCCCGACATCAGACGCATCCTGTCCCAGGCACCGCCCAAACGACAGACCATGCTCTTCTCGGCCACCATGCCCACGGACATCCGCAAGCTCGCTGACGAAGCCCTGAACAGTCCCAAGGTGGTCAAGATCGGTCTGGCCATGCCTGCCGAAACCGTATCGCACTCCCTGTACCCCGTGCCCGGGCACCTGAAGACCAGCCTGCTCAAGCATGTGCTGGGCATCACCCGCACCGGCTCGGTGCTGGTCTTCACCCGCACCAAGCACAGGGCCAAGCGCCTGGCTCAGCAGCTGGAGCGTGCCGGACACAAGGCTACCAGCCTGCAGGGCAACCTGTCGCAGAACCGTCGCCAAGAGGCACTGTCCGGCTTCAAGGCTGGACGTTACGACATCATGGTCGCCACGGACATTGCCGCTCGCGGCATCGATGTCTCCAGCGTGACCCATGTCATCAACCTTGACGTACCCGACACTGCCGACGCCTATACCCACCGTATTGGCCGCACCGGTCGTGCTGCCCGTACGGGCGACGCTCTGACCTTCGTCACCCCCGAGGACACCTCGGATGTGCGTGACATCGAACGCGCCATTGGCGAAAAGATTGCCCGCGTGGTGCTGGATGATTTCGACTACAATGCGCCCAAGCCCATTGGCAGCAATGACAATCATCGTCCCCCACGTCCGCCCCGCGCCAAGGCTGGTGCTGGCAGGCCCGGTCGCTCCCGCAGGGGCAGCAACGGTGGCGGTAGCAGCCGCAGCAACGGTGGCAATGGCAACGGTGGCGGTAGCAGCCGCAGCAACGAATCCAGCGGTGGTGGCGGACAGCGCCGAAGCCAGCCTTCCGGCGGTAGTGGCGGTGGACAACGCCGGAGCCAACCCTCCAGCGCTGGTGGCGGTCAACGCCGAAGCCAGCCGTCCAGCGGACGACGCCGCGCCTCTCGCTGA
- a CDS encoding NAD(P)/FAD-dependent oxidoreductase → MSKTERTDGAILQRDKETWAIVPRTPMGMLTPEILGRINDVVKKWNVPIVKITSGQRIALVGIREEDIESIWDDLGRDIGRATELCVHYVQACPGTAVCRLGVQDSLGMGNELEPKYLGVDFPAKVKMGVSGCPLSCAESKLRDIGLVGKRGGFTVYFGGNAGNKPRIADEIAVDLEREQALELVDKLLAYYKDNARKRERTARFAERVGIEAIKDAVL, encoded by the coding sequence ATGAGCAAGACAGAACGTACTGACGGGGCCATCCTGCAGCGGGATAAGGAAACCTGGGCCATTGTGCCCCGCACCCCTATGGGGATGCTGACCCCTGAAATCCTTGGACGCATCAATGATGTGGTCAAGAAATGGAATGTGCCCATCGTCAAGATTACCTCGGGGCAACGCATTGCGCTGGTGGGTATCCGTGAAGAGGATATCGAGTCCATCTGGGATGATCTGGGCCGGGACATCGGACGGGCCACGGAGTTGTGCGTACACTATGTGCAGGCTTGTCCCGGAACGGCAGTTTGCCGGTTGGGCGTGCAGGATTCACTGGGTATGGGCAATGAGTTGGAACCCAAATATCTCGGAGTGGATTTTCCGGCCAAGGTCAAGATGGGCGTGTCCGGCTGTCCTCTGTCCTGCGCCGAGTCCAAGCTGCGTGACATCGGTTTGGTAGGCAAGCGTGGTGGATTCACGGTCTATTTCGGTGGCAACGCGGGCAACAAACCCCGCATTGCCGACGAAATCGCCGTGGACCTCGAACGTGAGCAGGCTCTGGAACTGGTGGACAAGCTGCTGGCCTATTACAAGGACAATGCCCGCAAGCGCGAGCGCACCGCCCGTTTTGCGGAACGCGTCGGCATCGAGGCCATCAAGGACGCCGTGCTCTAG
- a CDS encoding cupin domain-containing protein, with protein sequence MDKVNLKDKLALFSDLWSPKIVGQVGDMHLKLGKIKGEFEWHSHENEDELFYVVQGRMILRFRDKDVVLEPGEFITVPKGVEHMPVAEVETHLLMIEPVGTVNTGDNEGSSRTVEPEWI encoded by the coding sequence ATGGACAAAGTCAATCTGAAGGACAAGCTGGCGCTGTTCAGCGACTTGTGGAGTCCGAAAATTGTCGGGCAGGTGGGCGATATGCACTTGAAGCTCGGCAAGATCAAAGGCGAGTTCGAATGGCATTCTCATGAGAATGAAGATGAATTGTTCTATGTGGTTCAGGGCCGCATGATCCTGCGCTTTCGCGACAAGGATGTGGTGCTGGAGCCGGGCGAGTTCATCACCGTGCCCAAGGGTGTGGAACATATGCCCGTGGCCGAAGTGGAGACGCACCTGCTGATGATTGAACCGGTGGGGACGGTGAATACCGGTGATAATGAGGGGTCTTCCAGAACCGTCGAGCCAGAGTGGATCTAA
- a CDS encoding YajQ family cyclic di-GMP-binding protein, producing MPSFDIVSQVDMQEVDNAVNNVLKEVQTRYDFRGITTELTLNRKDKVLNLHTGDEMKIRAVREMLISHCMRRKVDPKVLEFGQEEPTSGGTLKQQIKIREGIDKDNAKKIVKLIKDQKLKKIQAAIQDEQVRVTGKQLDDLQTVIQMLNSKDLELPLQFVNMKN from the coding sequence ATGCCCTCGTTCGACATCGTGAGCCAAGTGGACATGCAGGAAGTGGATAACGCCGTGAACAACGTGCTCAAGGAAGTCCAGACCCGCTATGACTTCCGAGGTATTACCACGGAGCTGACCCTGAACCGCAAGGACAAAGTCCTGAATCTGCACACCGGTGACGAGATGAAGATCCGCGCCGTGCGCGAAATGCTCATTTCGCACTGCATGCGCCGCAAGGTGGACCCCAAGGTCCTGGAATTCGGCCAGGAGGAACCCACTTCCGGCGGTACGCTGAAGCAGCAGATCAAGATCCGCGAAGGCATCGACAAGGATAACGCCAAAAAGATCGTGAAGCTGATCAAGGATCAGAAGCTCAAGAAGATCCAGGCCGCCATCCAGGACGAGCAGGTTCGCGTCACCGGCAAACAGCTGGATGACCTGCAAACCGTCATCCAGATGCTGAACAGCAAGGACCTTGAACTGCCCCTGCAATTCGTGAACATGAAGAACTAG
- a CDS encoding Lrp/AsnC family transcriptional regulator — protein MIDDIDVQILTILQENARTSNAEIARQVGKTASAVFERIKKLEKTGVVKGYTAVVDPAALECSVLAYVFLRLSPHRLARTVGAQLTEIAGIQEVIHMTGEECFLVKVRCKDTEALERIVMSINDIDTVSSTRTVIAFRAMRESLVIPVGG, from the coding sequence ATGATTGACGATATTGATGTGCAAATTTTGACGATCTTGCAGGAGAATGCCAGGACTTCCAATGCGGAGATTGCCCGGCAGGTGGGCAAGACGGCGTCTGCAGTGTTTGAACGTATCAAAAAGCTCGAAAAGACAGGAGTTGTCAAGGGCTACACCGCGGTGGTGGATCCTGCCGCCCTGGAATGTTCCGTACTGGCCTATGTGTTTCTCCGGCTTTCACCGCATCGTCTGGCGCGGACGGTAGGTGCGCAATTGACCGAGATCGCGGGCATACAGGAAGTGATTCATATGACCGGCGAGGAATGCTTTCTGGTCAAGGTTCGCTGCAAGGACACTGAAGCTCTGGAGCGTATTGTCATGAGCATCAATGATATCGACACAGTGAGTAGTACCCGAACCGTCATTGCGTTCCGAGCCATGCGGGAAAGCCTGGTGATTCCGGTTGGCGGCTGA